caacaaTCTTAATTATGACCAAATAAGCAGGGAGTATTTTAAAGAATATATAAGATTTTAATTACTAAATATTTATGACCAAACTCTACTATTTtcttcaaatatttttatttgaattaacaCAAGTaaacaattttatatattattttataataataaaaaaagaaaccaTAGCTACTTAGGCTAAGCATTTATCGAATGCGTTGCATAAATTCCAGAGTCCTCCATGTGATCTCAGTCGTCTTCTCCAGCAAAACAGCCACACTGTTTACTCTGTAGCTCTTTCATAGTTTTGTTTGTTTATCATCTTCGTAACCAAAAagctaaataaaataataataaaaaaaaccatAGCTACCAGGCCTACTGCCAATTTATTCTCCACGCATGAATATTTGGTACAAGGAATGTTTGGCCCCTCTCCTAACCTTGGCTTCGTAAAAGATTAGAAATTCATATTCGGAACATGTAATAATGACACATACGATCTCCTGTTCAAAGGTACAATCGTTATTATTGGAAGATGTTGATGGACTGAAATATTTATTGAGTAATGATAATTACGAATATTGTCAAAGAATATCTTATAATAAACCTAATATGCTAAATATCACTTTAAAGTTTTGACGGTGCTAGAGTGCCAGAAACATTGGCCAATGACACGTCTCCGTTCGAATTTGGATCCGCAGACTTTACAATCAACAGTCAACACAGCGGTAAACTATGGTCTACcgattttataattcaaatgtTCGGGTTGACAGCAGCCAGATCGGCGGCTAGCAGCACCTGCGGCgcagttgtttttttttttttttctttttcaccaATGCAGAAGTTTGTTTCACATGGCCCAAACAGCAAATTAAATTTACAAAAGAGGTATAGAAAAATCATAAGCCTATCTAGAAAATCAATTTAGTTTCTCATATTACAAAACTAAatagttaatatttaattattttaatataaaattaattaataaattttttaaaataataaagatattatgatatattttttaaaattaaaagattaattaatatttttttatattataaatactaaataatcttttttgatatgatttttttttaaaaaaaatcatttatactaaaaaagaaaaatagcacTACACTTCACGGTGTCGTCACGCGCTTTGTTTCATGTTCAGTGGGTCAAAGAAAGGGAGAGGTgtgaagtaaaaataaaaaaaggaaagggGCAAATATAAAAGTTGAACAAACCTTGTGCCCCTGAGATTCTCTGGTAAGCTTTGAACAATCCTTGAACATTCTTCTTGTGTACAACCACCACCTCCTTACTTCTACCTCTGCATCTTCTTTTTCTCCCACCGACACCTAAACTTTCTCATTTCTCTTTCTTCCTCCCTCTCTCATCTCTGATTCGTGCTGCAACACTCGTTTTTCTCTTCAATCTCTCGGTTTCAGCTTTTGAATGGCTGCCAATCACACTACAGGTGCTTCTTCTTTGCCTTTTGTTTCCATTTCTTTGCTATTTTATCTTTTGGATTCTTGATTTATTTTGTTTCAGGATATCGATGTTCTTTCATTCATTAATAATTGAATCATGTATAGGACATGCCTGTTTTATGTTTCAAGATTGTTTTGTTTGTCTTATTTTCTGATTCTTGAGCTTATTTCATTAGATCTTTCTTCATATGCTTCGAGTTCTGTTCTCGGTTTTGCATTATAAGTTATATTCTTATTTTGCTCGACGAAATTATGCCATTCCTGGTGCTTTGTGCATTGgttatttgaattttataatattgCACATTTCACATGATTAGTAGCTTTCTACTTGTTATCAGAGGTTTATCAGATACCAGTAATTTGGGATCAAATAATGTTGAAAATTTTGTTTCTTGGTCATTAGACGTCAGTATTCTTGGTAGGGCTTGTAGATTATGCAATTGATCCAGAAATGGTTGCTTTAGTTGTGTTTTACCAACGCCTCTTTCTCCTtcgataagaaaaaaaaatgaactgCATGttctatgtttttttttttttttttacagcatTAGATTAGATTTTATagataaatttactttttaaaagtaaatttatgagataaactggcatattgaaaaaagaaaaattctgccttggttcaattCTCCAAGCATAATTGCAAGCCACAACATTATTGTTTACTTCAATTTGGTCAGGATTATTGAACCTGTTTATTCATAGTTTGTACTGACGTAAAGCGATGGAAAATGTGCAGATGGTTCTAAAGATTGGGCCTTGAATACGAATGGAGGATCTAAAGATAACATCTCGCTGGTTGTTTGTTTTGGGGAAATGTTGATAGATTTTGTGCCAACAGTCGCAGGAGTTTCCCTGGCTGAAgcacctgctttcaagaaggCTCCTGGGGGTGCACCTGCTAATGTGGCTGTTTGCATATCAAGACTAGGTGGTTCATCAGCTTTTATTGGCAAGGTGCATTTGAATAAATATAGCTTAGCCTTTTCATTTAGTTATTACTTTTCTGCTTTTCTGTATGCCAAACTCTAGACCTTTATCATTGGTGCTTTCTGCTCGGAAATACATAACAGAGTGCCATGTCAGGTACTCGGCCGTTAACGCTAACTAAATGTAGACTTCCCTAATCCAAACGGAAGAGCCACATAGATGAAAATTCATTAACTATGGTGATGAAATAGCCATATCTATTATATAAAAGGGATATTTTGTTGATATATTAATTTGACTTTTGGTGATATGAATAAAAGAATTCCATGTTTTTGTCAATGGTTGTAATCTTTTGACCTGATTGCTTAAGGGTGAATTATTATCGACCTCTGTATTTTGtgaaaattaactatttagtccctaattATTAAAAACCCAATTAAAATGTTCATGTATCTTGTAAAAGTAAACTATCTAATTCTTCTACTAGATTTTGTCAAAGAAAATGCTAGTTAACTTGTTTTAGTTTGGTTTGAGGGACTAAATAGAGTgaatagttataaattataaggactaaatagaataaatagttaaaattatagagactaaataatataaatatttaatgttaGAACAAATTGATTAATGTTTCTTTGACCGAAAGACTAAAGagtttaattttacaaaattcaaGGACTTTTAATTGGGTTTTAAAGAAGTAAGgactaaatagttaattttagtAGAAAGACCAAAGAATTTGATTTTACAAAATACATAGACGTCTTAATTGGGTTCTAAAGAAACAAGGactaaatagttaaattttataaaattttgggacttgataataataatttagccATTTGTTAACAGCCATCCCTGAATTAGAAGTGATTCTTAAAACAAGCTTTTTGAGACATCTTGTCTGCACCTcattatgttttttatttttaaaatttttctttgtaatgatatttagaaattttagttccaattttatgcCGTTGTCGCTTTAATACTCTTCTTCCCATGGTCTATGAACAATTTTGATCCTTGCTTCTTACCATATTTAGTTTAAATTCCCTGCCGTGTGTATCTCAGCTAGGTGATGATGATTTTGGCTATATGTTGGCTGACATTTTAAAACAAAACAACGTCAATCATTCTGGCATACGATTTGATCCCAGCGCAAGGACTGCACTGGCATTTGTTACTCTCAGAGCTGATGGTGAACGTGAATTCTTATTTTTCCGTCATCCCAGTGCAGACATGCTTCTTCGTGAGTCAGAACTAGATATGAATCTCCTCAAGCAGGTCTagctttctctttcttcttttaacAAGTAATGCAGCATATTAGGTAACTTTGAAAAATTCTTGCAGGGTATCTCTCTGAGTTCTTCTATATCATATTGATTGCAGGCAAGGATATTTCATTATGGTTCTATTAGTTTGATTGCAGAACCATGCAGGTCAGCTCATCTTGCTGCTATGAGGATTGCCAAAAGTTCCGGTAGCATCCTTTCTTATGATCCAAATTTGAGATTGGCATTATGGCCATCGCCAGAGAATGCTCGAGAAGGCATAATGAGTATATGGGAACAAGCTGATGTCATTAAGGTGCATTTATCAAAACATTTGATATGTATACTGTTGCATCATTGCAAAAGCCCtagctctttttctttttctttttctttctttttctcaatgtgTGTGCCGCGCATATTCAAAGGCATCTTGAATTATGTGACTGATAATTTTAATAACTCATTGTGATGATATTATGATATGTCAGATAAGTGAGGAGGAAATCACATTTTTAACTGGAGGCGATGATCCTAATGATGATAATGTGGTCTTAAAGAAGCTTTTTCATCCCAATCTAAAGCTTTTAATTGTGACTGAAGGCTCTGAAGGCTGTAGATACTACACCAAGGTAAGCTtatcaattattattttcatatgtttGATTTCATGTTAAGCATCTCAGTAATAGACACAACCTAAATGCTAATCTGCATGTCACTCAACCAGggtaaaaattcaaaaattttgttTAGTGGGTGTAGAGTAGCTTTCACTAGAACTACTCTTTATTGATGCACATCAGTCAGCTAAAAGACCTGaggtttaaaaaaaagaaaaacttcaGGTAATTAGATGTCTGTTCTGTAGGTGGAATATGGAATGGATCTGTTTTATCACTTTATTGTAATCTCTTTGGGAAACATCTTATAGTGTTTGTCTTGCCAAATGATATGATCAatctttttaattgattttcctCGGTAATGATGCCATGAATTTGACAATTTTGTGTAAATAGGcacttgatgtggattgtcaaCTATTGGGgtttttatttatatcatttaTAATTACTCTGCACTTACAATGGAATTTTCAAGAGGAATGAAACTATCAATTTATCTCTTAGTTTACACATGTATCCTAAGCCTATATTGGATAAGATTGAATTGAACTACCATTTTTCTGTAGAACTTTGTTCCCACTTTTTGGTCAATATACAGATGATTGTCATTTGGTGAAACTTCTTAATGCAAAAATATCGCATGGGAAATTACCTTTTTCATAATGGCTACAAACTATTTAGAAAACTTGCTGTTTGCAACTTTGCATAAACGGCAACCTTTCCATTTAGATGTTACCTCTCCTTTTTGACAggattaaatgttttattaggATATTTACACCAACCACACTCAATGCAGGAATTCAAAGGCAGGGTTGGTGGTGTGAAAGTGAAACCAGTTGACACAACCGGTGCAGGTGATGCCTTTGTTGGAGGGATTCTTAGCAGCCTAGCATCTGATCTAAGTCTATTGAAGGTATTGTTAGCTTTTATCACGTGAATTGAGAGAAATGATTtagttttatctttttcttcCGTTGATTTCCTACAACATTATAATCTAAAGGCATTTATTGGGAAAAGAACAATATAGGAGATTGAAATGTAGGAATCTCTGGACATCATTTATCATAAGCTTCACAAGAAAATTTCCTTGAACATTATTCTAGTTATTTGCTTTGGCAGTTCTAGATTTTTTTGAAGTGCTTTATGGATTACTATAGTTGCTTACATTTGGAACTTTCATGGATTTTGTTGTCACGATACTGGATCAAGTCCATGGCATTCAACTTTACAGCTAGAGGGATTTTTCAAAGCAGATTCTATAATCTGTCCATCTAGTTATGTTAAGCATGGTGAATCAAATGCTATGCATCATGTGCATAGGCAGTTCTACTTATTACCATTTCTATGCATTTACCAGTAGCTTCATCTCCAGGATCATCGGTCCTGGGAGAATCTATTCTCACTTTCTAGGTGTGGAACTATGCTTTTTCTATTAAGGCGCATCTGGGTGGAATTAACACTTGTTTCTAATGATTTACATGGCATCATCATATGATACTAAGTCTAGCTGTTCTTGTGACTAACTCCAGAAAACCTGACCTTTGTATTTTATTGTGCAGGATGAGGAGCGGTTAAGAGATGCTCTTCTTTTTGCAAATGCCTGTGGTGCTGTTACGGTAACGGAGAGGGGTGCAATTCCTGCACTGCCCACTAAAGAAGCTGTCCTCAAACTCTTGGGGAAAGCCCCTGCGTGATGAAATTGTGACGGAAATCATGAATATATCTTCTTTATTATTGCAAGTTCAATCCTTCTTAGTTCACAACCTTTTTTGCTCCTTTTTTTGCTTCATTCCTTTCGCCTATGAACAAAAAGGATGGAATTTACCCCGTTCTCTCAGTGGGCTTAATTTGATTTCAATGTTGTAGATTAATTGACTAATAAACTGTTAGACCGCTATTCTATATTTACAGATAATggataccaaaaaaaaaaaaaaaaagagatgggAATTATCATTTCTCGGTTTTTGAATGTTTCACGATGTGATTGTGCATTTATTTACGCTTGAGAGTTTCAAGGAATTTTTTgggataaataataatatataaagcgaaaaaatctatatttatgtaataaaaaaactatatttattatttcttttttgagCGAAGAGTGATAATATAATAAAGAAATAACTGTTTTATTGCTGAATGTTTGCTTTGTGCTACTGACTGCGGGATTATGGTTTAAGAAGGGATTATTCAACGATCCTAATCTATTTTCTCCTTTATAATATATcatattgatttgatttaatttaaacgacacttaatttttaatatgaagtatttttcttaatatttttgttttggtttgatttttatttttattttttttctaacataaaggattcattgATAAGGCCTGGCTGAATCATCTGAAAAGAAGCCCAAAAGTAGCCCCGCGATCTTAAGAAAACTCCATCTAAAACCTAGACCAGAAAACAAGGCCCATATAAGAAAACCTTGATGCCATTATAGCTGAGCTCTCCGCcagaatcagaggttcggccTACAACTGAGCGCCGATAAGCCACTcaaaaccaaaaccaaaaccaaaacTCAAACTCAAACCCAAACTCAAACTCAATAAAGAAGCAGAGTTCTAACAACCAGCCAAAAAGAGAGGCTGAGCCAAAGAAAAGTCGCTTGGATTGCCTAACGCCAACAAAACAAAAGGAGTAAGAAAATGTAACTATTTAGCGTCCCAGTTGTGCTTTACTGCTTTTAAGACACAGTCATGTGAGCCACCTCCAGCCATCTAGATGCTCAATCTTGAGCGAGGCAGAGAGTATAGATTTTGAGTTACCACTTGCAAAAACATAAAAGCTTATTTTAACTTcgagaattttaaataatttttaaaaaaatcacaaaaatattaattttatatttaaatacaaagttttttaaatattaaaaaccatTGGCTTAAAAGActttctttcaattttaattgccggcttaattttttattaaaaaaattattatttaatttttataataagaagaaatttattaattgattttttattataaaaaattattaaaatattaatttttttattaatcttaacaattaaatattataaaaaaatttaaaatatttttaataaaaaataattaattaataaattttttaaaaatttaaaaattaattaataaattttttaaaattataaagatgaagtaataaaatatttaataataaaattaataaaaaattaaataaatattaaaaatattttaatatattttttaaaataaaaaaaactaacgGATAAATTACTCATTTGCCAATCAAATCTATATAACCCACGTGAACAAAGAGTCGAAATCAGATAGAACAAAACAAACGCAAAGAGCCGATACGCATCAATGATCCGACTGAATCTGGTTCAAATAATGATTTGcatatttctttcctttttgttCTTGTCCAAATTTCACAGATTGAAACAGAAATCGCTGCGAGTCCTTCGCTTCTTCATGAGATCGGACCCATGCCCTTGCTAGAGAAGTCCCTGTCGTTGCATACATAGAAAGGTCTGCATATTATATACACACCCGCACCTTTTCATTATAATTGCTGCATTTGCTCTATGTAATTGTGATTTTGTGTCGGTTATGGCAGATAATCGAGGAAGAGCAGCTTCAATCGAAAAGGTAGCATCGAAGTACTTTTTTCacttttctccttttctttaacGTTACTGGTTTTTGTTTAATATATATTCTGCTTTAGTATTCGTAACTGCTAAATATCGTTACTCCTCgagttttttttgttttttttttttttttatggatatGGACTAACATATTCTAGTAGTAGAACCGACGTTCAATAATGATTTGGTATTTGTTGAATGCAATATTTAGTTGCATGGTTACAAGAAATAGAAGAGATTAAAAGTTTAACGAATTTGAGTGGGTGTTAGTCGTTTCtcatatcattaatttttagcTCACTGAATTTAGTGCAAGTCTTGGCATATTCAATAAGTTGGCTGCTCAAAGAGATTAAATCTCTGTCTCTGCCAATTTTCCCTCTCTTCTAAGCGACCAAACAGAGCATAAATGAATGCTTTTGGCTTGTTAGTAGATTGGAGTTTTAGATGTAGAGAAAATGTAGTACTAGCAGCATCAAGTTAGATTACCAAATTGTAGACAGACTTTTTTGAGCAGTTAAATACAATATGCTAAGGGGAGATACACATCTCATTTGTTGTGTATTGAAGTTATGTGCTCTAGGCAATTATGGTTAGGGGTCTCAAGATTGATTGAAGCCTTGAGGTCTACCTTGAGTGTCTTCAAAGTTCTTTATCTTATTCTTGCCAAATTATTCATTTTAAGGGAGGGGGAGAATACTAGAAATGTCTATTCATTTTATCTTTAGTGTTCGTGTTGTCCATACCAGTAATGTAATGCGCGGGTGCGTGTTTGTAGGTAAATTGAGTACTATAAAGTATGTGATATTGAGAGAGAGCTAGCAAATTTACAATATAGATGAAACTTACATGTGCACCAAAATGGCAGGTCAGTAAAGTAACTACCCTTTCTCTTGATTATGGTTAACATTGCGATTATTCTCATCTATGATGCATGCCTTAAGCACTTGAGCACATGAGAAGGAAATAGAAATGTCAGCTGGATGAATTTGTGCTGCCAGTCTTAAGGAAGAACAAACATGAAAGTTTTGTCCCTCTTAATTGCAACACTCAGCCCATGTCTTTGTCTTCTTTTTGTGTGAACCCTGAATAGTAGGAGCACTGCTCGAAATTATTTAGCACACAGCCCCAACCCACAATCACCCAAGAAACCTCAATTAATTAGAAAGCAAGTCAACCTAGTTGAACGGGTCATAGAAAGACAGAAACTTgaaaggttaaaaaaaaaaaattactaggGTATTTTGGACAAATTATGAATTATTTTCAATTGATTGAAAATATCTGATGAGGGTTTTAGTTGGCAAATGTTTAAAATCATTGGTTTAGATACGATTTATATGGTAGGAGTGAGGATGTTGCAATATTGCATGTGAAAAAGTATAAGCTACAAAATAGGGGGAGATATGCGACATATGGAAATATGTGGAATGCTTCTTGTTGTGTCTTTATCTTTCTCTAAATTTTCTCTTCTGACAATGGAATTTCTTTGGAAGCCAGATTTTCTTTACTTCACACACTTGCACAAAAATGATCATCTTTTGAAGGAACTTTACATCACCTGGGAGTTATGATTTTTCTTTCCTCCCCACAGCTGACATGTGTGAGTTTTGAGATTTTAtggttttcttttataatttaacaGATGAGTTGTATTTCCTCTTTAGCATTGTGTGTATCTCGCTTAATGTCTTTTAGGTGTGGGAAGCAGCAGCAGAAACTGTGAAAGGTGAGGAAGCAATTGAGCAAAAGTTATATGAAGACTTGAATCAACTGGTACACATCTTCACTAATAAAATCGTAAAACTTTTGCTATTTGTTGCAAACATGTTTGATGTATTGTCCTTAATAGGTCCAAGAGGGCTGTAGCTCTCAATTTACTGGACTCGAGTAATTAAAAAGATGACTGGAAGCTTTAAACCTAGCAGAGCATCCACCTCTTCTCTTCATGTAAATCTTTCTTtacaaatacccccacacttagccttttgcttgttctcaagcaaccaataacttagtcaatcaagctcctttttcttttgagcctaagtaccacttaatcagccccctaGACTCCCAAATTGAAGCACTATAgtgtagagtacatgcactaaggttgtcCTCTCTTTCCATGTTTCTTCCCACCCACCATGACCAAGaaaaagttttttatttgatcatgcttattctttcattttaggcttaatgcaacctctaagagtgacttgcctttttttttatttttattcagcagcactttttcttattcttgcctgaaaaagtcaccaacctttttatacgaaggtgcatattggtgatactcacccccggttactcagttagtcacttgttcaagtggctactagctctgttcatagtccttgaccattggaacaggtttgtGTTGTGTGCTTTTTGCTAAgttatttttcccttttttcttttcttttcctttttcatagcagtttgggcaaatcagctcatagggagttacactaacttttattgcatgtatttatatttttctcttgACCATAGCAAGTGCAAAGATCCAatttaagagaaaaactccctaagtgaaagTAACACACTgtaaatgattcaatttaggcttaaagggttggaaaatttaatggggtcatgagataggaggcTCTTTTAACCTAGTCATcgatgctgagtagagcaaaaaaaaaaaaaaaatctgtgtGCATGAAGGTTGTGTGTGTGTGCAGAAGTGAATATGAGTGAAAAAATGTGAGTGAAAAATTTTTGTGTGTATAAAAGAGTAAAAAGAATGCAAA
This Manihot esculenta cultivar AM560-2 chromosome 6, M.esculenta_v8, whole genome shotgun sequence DNA region includes the following protein-coding sequences:
- the LOC110616528 gene encoding probable fructokinase-7 translates to MAANHTTDGSKDWALNTNGGSKDNISLVVCFGEMLIDFVPTVAGVSLAEAPAFKKAPGGAPANVAVCISRLGGSSAFIGKLGDDDFGYMLADILKQNNVNHSGIRFDPSARTALAFVTLRADGEREFLFFRHPSADMLLRESELDMNLLKQARIFHYGSISLIAEPCRSAHLAAMRIAKSSGSILSYDPNLRLALWPSPENAREGIMSIWEQADVIKISEEEITFLTGGDDPNDDNVVLKKLFHPNLKLLIVTEGSEGCRYYTKEFKGRVGGVKVKPVDTTGAGDAFVGGILSSLASDLSLLKDEERLRDALLFANACGAVTVTERGAIPALPTKEAVLKLLGKAPA